The following are from one region of the Haliaeetus albicilla chromosome 24, bHalAlb1.1, whole genome shotgun sequence genome:
- the CRBN gene encoding protein cereblon isoform X2 — MAAEEGGGDPHNNMGNHLQLVPESEEEEDNEMEVEDQDSKEAEKPNIINFDTSLPTSHVYLGSDMEEFHGRTVHDDDSCQVIPVLPHVMVMLIPGQTLPLQLFRPQEVSMVRNLIQKDRTFAVLAYSNVREREAHFGTTAEIYAYREEQEYGIETVKVKAIGRQRFKVLEIRTQSDGIQQAKVQILPERVLPSTMAAVQLQSLSRCHVFPSSKPTAWQDQTIHQWWQKYQKRKFHCASLTSWPPWLYSLYDAETLMERVKRQLHEWDENLKDESLPTNPIDFSYRVAACLPIDDALRIQLLKIGSAVQRLRCELDIMNKCTSLCCKQCQDTEITTKNEIFSLSLCGPMAAYVNPHGYIHETLTVYKACNLNLSGRPSTEHSWFPGYAWTIAQCRICGNHMGWKFTATKKDMSPQKFWGLTRSALLPRIPETEDDSGHDRSPLLCL, encoded by the exons ATGGCCGCCGAGGAAGGAGGTGGTGATCCCCATAATAACATGGGGAACCACCTACAGCTGGTGCCCG AGagcgaggaagaggaggacaaTGAAATGGAAGTTGAAGATCAAGATAGtaaagaagctgaaaagccAAACATCATTAATTTTGATACCAGTTTGCCAACATCCCATGTG tatttaggTTCTGATATGGAAGAGTTTCATGGAAGAACAGTGCATGATGATGACAGCTGTCAGGTGATTCCAGTGTTGCCCCACGTGATGGTGATGTTGATACCTGGACAGACGTTACCTCTTCAGCTTTTTCGCCCTCAAGAGGTTAGCATGGTGCGGAATTTAATTCAGAAAGACAGAACATTTGCTGTTCTTGCATACAG TAACGTTCGTGAAAGGGAAGCACATTTTGGAACAACGGCAGAAATATATGCCTACAGAGAAGAGCAGGAATATGGAATTGAAACGGTCAAAGTGAAAGCAATAGGAAGACAGAGGTTCAAGGTGCTTGAAATAAGAACCCAGTCAGACGg aATCCAGCAGGCTAAAGTACAAATCCTTCCTGAGCGAGTGCTGCCCTCAACAATGGCAGCAGTACAGCTCCAGTCTCTCAGCCGATGCCATGTATTTCCTTCTTCAAAACCTACAGCGTGGCAGGACCAAACTATACATCAATGGTGGCAGAAATATCAAAAG aGGAAGTTCCACTGTGCAAGTTTGACATCTTGGCCTCCCTGGCTCTACTCTCTATATGATGCT GAAACCTTGATGGAAAGAGTCAAGAGGCAGCTACATGAATGGGATGAAAATCTTAAAGATGAATCTCTTCCAACAAACCCAATAG ATTTTTCTTACAGAGTTGCTGCTTGCCTGCCAATTGATGATGCATTACGTATACAATTGCTTAAAATAGGTAGTGCTGTTCAGCGACTCCGGTGTGAATTAGATATTATGAACAAA tgtaCATCTCTCTGTTGTAAGCAATGCCAAGATACAGAAATAACTACCAAGAATGAAATATTCAG TTTATCCTTGTGTGGACCCATGGCAGCATATGTGAATCCTCATGGGTACATCCATGAAACCCTTACTGTATATAAAGCCTGCAACTTGAATCTCAGTGGACGACCATCGACAGAGCACAGCTGGTTTCCTGG GTATGCCTGGACTATAGCCCAGTGCAGAATCTGTGGGAACCATATGGGATGGAAGTTCACAGCTACCAAAAAGGATATGTCACCTCAAAAATTCTGGGGATTGACACGGTCTGCTCTCCTGCCTCGGATTCCAGAAACAGAGGATGACTCAGGCCATGATAGATCACCGTTACTCTGCCTGTAA
- the CRBN gene encoding protein cereblon isoform X1 has protein sequence MAAEEGGGDPHNNMGNHLQLVPAESEEEEDNEMEVEDQDSKEAEKPNIINFDTSLPTSHVYLGSDMEEFHGRTVHDDDSCQVIPVLPHVMVMLIPGQTLPLQLFRPQEVSMVRNLIQKDRTFAVLAYSNVREREAHFGTTAEIYAYREEQEYGIETVKVKAIGRQRFKVLEIRTQSDGIQQAKVQILPERVLPSTMAAVQLQSLSRCHVFPSSKPTAWQDQTIHQWWQKYQKRKFHCASLTSWPPWLYSLYDAETLMERVKRQLHEWDENLKDESLPTNPIDFSYRVAACLPIDDALRIQLLKIGSAVQRLRCELDIMNKCTSLCCKQCQDTEITTKNEIFSLSLCGPMAAYVNPHGYIHETLTVYKACNLNLSGRPSTEHSWFPGYAWTIAQCRICGNHMGWKFTATKKDMSPQKFWGLTRSALLPRIPETEDDSGHDRSPLLCL, from the exons ATGGCCGCCGAGGAAGGAGGTGGTGATCCCCATAATAACATGGGGAACCACCTACAGCTGGTGCCCG CAGAGagcgaggaagaggaggacaaTGAAATGGAAGTTGAAGATCAAGATAGtaaagaagctgaaaagccAAACATCATTAATTTTGATACCAGTTTGCCAACATCCCATGTG tatttaggTTCTGATATGGAAGAGTTTCATGGAAGAACAGTGCATGATGATGACAGCTGTCAGGTGATTCCAGTGTTGCCCCACGTGATGGTGATGTTGATACCTGGACAGACGTTACCTCTTCAGCTTTTTCGCCCTCAAGAGGTTAGCATGGTGCGGAATTTAATTCAGAAAGACAGAACATTTGCTGTTCTTGCATACAG TAACGTTCGTGAAAGGGAAGCACATTTTGGAACAACGGCAGAAATATATGCCTACAGAGAAGAGCAGGAATATGGAATTGAAACGGTCAAAGTGAAAGCAATAGGAAGACAGAGGTTCAAGGTGCTTGAAATAAGAACCCAGTCAGACGg aATCCAGCAGGCTAAAGTACAAATCCTTCCTGAGCGAGTGCTGCCCTCAACAATGGCAGCAGTACAGCTCCAGTCTCTCAGCCGATGCCATGTATTTCCTTCTTCAAAACCTACAGCGTGGCAGGACCAAACTATACATCAATGGTGGCAGAAATATCAAAAG aGGAAGTTCCACTGTGCAAGTTTGACATCTTGGCCTCCCTGGCTCTACTCTCTATATGATGCT GAAACCTTGATGGAAAGAGTCAAGAGGCAGCTACATGAATGGGATGAAAATCTTAAAGATGAATCTCTTCCAACAAACCCAATAG ATTTTTCTTACAGAGTTGCTGCTTGCCTGCCAATTGATGATGCATTACGTATACAATTGCTTAAAATAGGTAGTGCTGTTCAGCGACTCCGGTGTGAATTAGATATTATGAACAAA tgtaCATCTCTCTGTTGTAAGCAATGCCAAGATACAGAAATAACTACCAAGAATGAAATATTCAG TTTATCCTTGTGTGGACCCATGGCAGCATATGTGAATCCTCATGGGTACATCCATGAAACCCTTACTGTATATAAAGCCTGCAACTTGAATCTCAGTGGACGACCATCGACAGAGCACAGCTGGTTTCCTGG GTATGCCTGGACTATAGCCCAGTGCAGAATCTGTGGGAACCATATGGGATGGAAGTTCACAGCTACCAAAAAGGATATGTCACCTCAAAAATTCTGGGGATTGACACGGTCTGCTCTCCTGCCTCGGATTCCAGAAACAGAGGATGACTCAGGCCATGATAGATCACCGTTACTCTGCCTGTAA
- the TRNT1 gene encoding CCA tRNA nucleotidyltransferase 1, mitochondrial isoform X1 codes for MWAEVLVLPCRAGLRLFPPLRLRHRAPGAMKLQSPQFQALFTPGLRSVAELFEKKNYELRIAGGAVRDLLSGMTPQDIDFATTATPAEMKEMFTSAGVRLINNKGEKHGTITARLHEQNFEITTLRIDVVTDGRHAEVEFTTDWQKDAERRDLTVNSMFLGLDGMLYDFFNGYEDLKNKKIRFVGKASERIQEDYLRILRYFRFYGRIAEKPGDHEPSTLQAIKENAKGLAGISGERIWVELKKILLGNHVNHLVRLMYELDIAQYIGLPLDGDLEEFDRVTKSIQNLCPKPMTVLTSLFKVKDDVTNLDLRLKISKEEKNLGLFLVKHRQELTKATGPEPLRPYQDFIMDSREANTNAKICELLKYQGEEHLLREMQQWTVPSFPVSGHDLRKMGVSSGKDIGTALQQLRDEWKKSGYHMDKEELLSCLKKL; via the exons ATGTGGGCTGAGGTGTTGGTTCTGCCCTGCAGGGCCGGGCTGCGGCTGTTCCCGCCGCTTCGGCTGAGGCACCGAGCGCCGGGCGCCATGAAGCTGCAGTCCCCTCAGTTCCAGGCTCTCTTCACGCCGGGGCTCCGCAGCGTGGCAG AATTGTTTGAGAAGAAGAACTATGAGCTGAGAATAGCAGGAGGTGCTGTGAGGGATTTACTAAGTGGAATGACACCACAAGATATAGATTttgccactacagctacaccaGCAGAGATGAAGGAAATGTTCACATCTGCTGGTGTTCGTCTGATCaataacaaaggagaaaaacatgGAACCATTACTGCCAGG CTCCATGAACAGAATTTTGAAATTACTACTCTTAGAATAGATGTTGTCACCGATGGACGGCATGCAGAGGTTGAATTCACCACTGACTGGCAAAAGGATGCTGAAAGGAGGGATCTGACTGTCAATTCCATGTTTTTAG gtTTGGATGGGATgctgtatgatttttttaatggatatgAAGacttgaaaaacaagaaaattagaTTTGTAGGAAAGGCAAGTGAGAGAATACAAGAAGATTATTTACGAATCCTAAGATATTTCAG GTTTTATGGAAGAATCGCAGAAAAACCTGGTGATCATGAACCTAGTACACTGCAagcaattaaagaaaatgcCAAAGGTTTGGCTGGAATATCAGGAGAAAGGATTTGGgtggaactgaaaaaaattcttcttggAAACCATGTAAATCATTTGGTTCGACTTATGTATGAGCTGGATATTGCCCAATATATAG GACTACCACTTGATGGAGATTTAGAGGAATTTGACAGAGTCACTAAAAGTATTCAAAATCTGTGTCCAAAACCGATGACTGTTCTGACGTCACTGTTCAAGGTGAAGGATGATGTCACAAACCTCGATCTGAGGCTGAAAatctcaaaagaagaaaaaaaccttggcCTTTTTTTAGTGAAGCACCGGCAAGAGTTAACCAAAGCTACGGGTCCGGAACCGCTTAGACCCTATCAGGACTTCATAATGGAT tctAGGGAAGCTAATACAAATGCCAAGATCTGTGAGCTTCTAAAATACCAAGGAGAAGAACATCTTTTAAGAGAAATGCAGCAATGGActgttccttcttttcctgttagtggccatgatttaagaaaaatgggTGTGTCTTCTGGAAAAGACATTGGAACAGCATTACAGCAGCTACGGGATGAATGGAAGAAGAGCGGATACCATATGGATAAAGAAGAATTGTTAAGTTGCCTGAAGAAGTTGTAA
- the TRNT1 gene encoding CCA tRNA nucleotidyltransferase 1, mitochondrial isoform X2 codes for MKLQSPQFQALFTPGLRSVAELFEKKNYELRIAGGAVRDLLSGMTPQDIDFATTATPAEMKEMFTSAGVRLINNKGEKHGTITARLHEQNFEITTLRIDVVTDGRHAEVEFTTDWQKDAERRDLTVNSMFLGLDGMLYDFFNGYEDLKNKKIRFVGKASERIQEDYLRILRYFRFYGRIAEKPGDHEPSTLQAIKENAKGLAGISGERIWVELKKILLGNHVNHLVRLMYELDIAQYIGLPLDGDLEEFDRVTKSIQNLCPKPMTVLTSLFKVKDDVTNLDLRLKISKEEKNLGLFLVKHRQELTKATGPEPLRPYQDFIMDSREANTNAKICELLKYQGEEHLLREMQQWTVPSFPVSGHDLRKMGVSSGKDIGTALQQLRDEWKKSGYHMDKEELLSCLKKL; via the exons ATGAAGCTGCAGTCCCCTCAGTTCCAGGCTCTCTTCACGCCGGGGCTCCGCAGCGTGGCAG AATTGTTTGAGAAGAAGAACTATGAGCTGAGAATAGCAGGAGGTGCTGTGAGGGATTTACTAAGTGGAATGACACCACAAGATATAGATTttgccactacagctacaccaGCAGAGATGAAGGAAATGTTCACATCTGCTGGTGTTCGTCTGATCaataacaaaggagaaaaacatgGAACCATTACTGCCAGG CTCCATGAACAGAATTTTGAAATTACTACTCTTAGAATAGATGTTGTCACCGATGGACGGCATGCAGAGGTTGAATTCACCACTGACTGGCAAAAGGATGCTGAAAGGAGGGATCTGACTGTCAATTCCATGTTTTTAG gtTTGGATGGGATgctgtatgatttttttaatggatatgAAGacttgaaaaacaagaaaattagaTTTGTAGGAAAGGCAAGTGAGAGAATACAAGAAGATTATTTACGAATCCTAAGATATTTCAG GTTTTATGGAAGAATCGCAGAAAAACCTGGTGATCATGAACCTAGTACACTGCAagcaattaaagaaaatgcCAAAGGTTTGGCTGGAATATCAGGAGAAAGGATTTGGgtggaactgaaaaaaattcttcttggAAACCATGTAAATCATTTGGTTCGACTTATGTATGAGCTGGATATTGCCCAATATATAG GACTACCACTTGATGGAGATTTAGAGGAATTTGACAGAGTCACTAAAAGTATTCAAAATCTGTGTCCAAAACCGATGACTGTTCTGACGTCACTGTTCAAGGTGAAGGATGATGTCACAAACCTCGATCTGAGGCTGAAAatctcaaaagaagaaaaaaaccttggcCTTTTTTTAGTGAAGCACCGGCAAGAGTTAACCAAAGCTACGGGTCCGGAACCGCTTAGACCCTATCAGGACTTCATAATGGAT tctAGGGAAGCTAATACAAATGCCAAGATCTGTGAGCTTCTAAAATACCAAGGAGAAGAACATCTTTTAAGAGAAATGCAGCAATGGActgttccttcttttcctgttagtggccatgatttaagaaaaatgggTGTGTCTTCTGGAAAAGACATTGGAACAGCATTACAGCAGCTACGGGATGAATGGAAGAAGAGCGGATACCATATGGATAAAGAAGAATTGTTAAGTTGCCTGAAGAAGTTGTAA